From the Juglans microcarpa x Juglans regia isolate MS1-56 chromosome 7D, Jm3101_v1.0, whole genome shotgun sequence genome, the window TATGCATTGGAGTTTAGTCATTTTGCAAGCATGCATCATTGGCCTAGTCCATTCCAAAGGTGttatattcttttgaaaaaaaattgatttaatacATTCCAAATCGAACATTTTTATTCTGTTAGGGATCGGAAGTAGTGGAGGGTCTCAGCCTAACTCCGCCCATACATGAAGATCATGTCATATCTTTGGAATCTGAAGCATTTTCAAAAATGAAGAATTTGCGATTGCTTCAAATCAAGggtgtaaaaaatttaaaactcgaAGGATGCTCTGAGCATCTTTCCAAAGAGCTAAGATGGATTTGCTGGCATAGCTGTCCTCTGAGATTTCTTCCGCCAAGACTTCATCTTGAAAATCTTGTTGTGCTTGACATGCAGTGTAGCAAAATCAAACAAGTCTGGAAGCTGGAGAATAATGTATGCAAAAACTTACCATGCCTAGCTTTTATGTCTTTTATTCAATAGTACTTGATGTTAAACGTTGAACTCACGAGATTTTTTACTCATTTTCCGAATCTTGTTTTGGCAGATACTCAACAAGTTGAAAGTTCTTAATCTCAGTTTTTGCGAAAATCTCACCAAATCACCGAACTTCTTACAAGTCCCAAATCTAGAGGAGCTAATACTTGAAGGTTGCACAGGCTTGGTAGAGCTGCATGAGTCTAATGGATATCTGAAAGGACTTGTTTTGCTGAATTTGAATGGATGCAAGAGCCTTATGAATCTTCCGGAAagcatttataaattaaaatctctCAAATTTTTTCACATGGGTCGCTGCTTCAATATCATGCGGAACATTGCAGACAGAACTACTATTAACCTACCAAATAGATCATGGAATCCCAGAAATTTCGTAAGGGCTTCCCTTCATGTTTTTGGGTCTTTGGTAAAACTAGGTCTCCGTAACAGCAATTTATTGGAAGGTGACTTTCCCATTGATTTTGGGGGCTTATCTTCACTCCAAGATTTGGATTTATCAGTCAACAATTTTCGTGAACTCCCTCATGGCATTTGTCATCTTCCCAAATTAGCCTGTTTAAATTTAGCTGAGTCTCGATCCATTCGCTCAATTTCCACTCTCCCTGCAAATTTACGGATCTTATTTGCATTTAGCTGCGAATCACTGGAAAGAATCTCAATTTCGGAGTCACGATTGGATGCACTTGTACTTAGGGACTGCCACAAACTAGTTGACATTCAAGGCTTTGAGAATTTGTCATTTACAATAGCGGTTTGCCTGGAAGGGTGCCCCGAACGAGAAGAAGATACTGATTTTGTGAAGAGTCTACTCCAGCTCCAggttctttctctttctttctgggTCTCTCTTTATCACTGATCACTCTCTTTTATTCTCTGATCTGATCTGAACATTTCCCCGAATGGCAAAAGTGGAAGTGGCCGTCTAGGATTGAGAGGCGCCAGATATCCTTGTATGGTGACGAGGTTCCAAGTTGGTTCAGTCATAAGAGAAAAGGGTCTTCAATATCCTTTCATATACCTTCACTAGTTTCAGATCATGAAGGAGTGATTAATGGATTAGTATTTGGAGTTGTTTGTAGAAATAAGAACAGTACTCTGCATGCATGGCACGGTGAAATTAGCGTGGTATTCCATAATAAAACAAGAGGCCACATACAAGTTATTGATCGAATATTCTATTACACGATACGGTCTCTGGATTATTTAATTTTGCTTCAGGTGGGAGTGGATGGAGGTGGTAAAATCCGGCCATATGATCTGGAGATGATAAATGGGGAGGAAATCGAGGTGTCCTTCGAGTTCGAGTGTTCACAGGAGCTAGAGTACGTTGCAGTGAAGAAGTGTGGAGTTCATCTCCTGATCATTCAGCGTGGTAAGTTTTGTgtactggtttttttttttttgaagtaatgTGTACTGGTTAATTAATATTACAGTATTGTGGCAACTTTATGGGCCAGTTTGCAACACACGAAGTTTTGTctagtatttttatatatttcgtTTTCAGATATtagttaaattaaatatttttaatttcaaattttcaacttttttattatgtttgaaTTCAGAACCTCTATTATGATAtcatatgatatgattttttgtcctaaaaacttaaattgatgagaagatatatattttattatttattttacatcttaatactcttaaacaaaacactaaaaataatactactttttcaaattttaaaataataataatattcaaaaattatattcaatcagttgtttaactttataatatttgtatttaattttttctttctcattttctaaaactcaaataaatatcttaattaaaattatttcactattatttacgtATATTCGTATTCTAATTATTCAAATGGGCTTTATTGAGCTACGTAcgtactctctatataatatcctgatttattgtaaataaatttttttattgaaattgttTTGTTGCGGAGGAGTGTTCAACGGTGTAcaataccaaaaagaaaaacaaaaatatgatagaagATGATATGATCGATACTCAGCCTGTTACGATGCTTATA encodes:
- the LOC121239510 gene encoding LOW QUALITY PROTEIN: disease resistance protein RUN1-like (The sequence of the model RefSeq protein was modified relative to this genomic sequence to represent the inferred CDS: deleted 2 bases in 2 codons); translation: MGMYGMGGICKTTLAKAVYNHICDGFEGSSCLLNVREVSEQSNGLIQLQEQLLFDILKVKMFLIGNVDKGISLIKQRLHRKRVLVVLDDVDRLDQIYALARNGEWFFGPGSRVIITTRDEHLLDKLGVNYSYIKVEKMNHSDSLQLLSWHAFNMPHPGENFGEISTAAVDYAGGLPLALEVLGSELRGRSIIKWKTTLERFKKSPNAHIQKILGISFESLDHTTREVFLDIACFFMGVNIEYVFKILEECGSFPDIAINILVQRSLVKIDYPNLRMHDFIRDMGREIVRQESRHPGKRSRLRSHEDMLKVLKNHTGSEVVEGLSLTPPIHEDHVISLESEAFSKMKNLRLLQIKGVKNLKLEGCSEHLSKELRWICWHSCPLRFLPPRLHLENLVVLDMQCSKIKQVWKLENNILNKLKVLNLSFCENLTKSPNFLQVPNLEELILEGCTGLVELHESNGYLKGLVLLNLNGCKSLMNLPESIYKLKSLKFFHMGRCFNIMRNIADRTTINLPNRSWNPRNFVRASLHVFGSLVKLGLRNSNLLEGDFPIDFGGLSSLQDLDLSVNNFRELPHGICHLPKLACLNLAESRSIRSISTLPANLRILFAFSCESLERISISESRLDALVLRDCHKLVDIQGFENLSFTIAVCLEGCPEREEDTDFVKSLLQLQKWKWPSRIERRQISLYGDEVPSWFSHKRKGSSISFHIPSLVSDHEGVINGLVFGVVCRNKNSTLHAWHGEISVVFHNKTRGHIQVIDRIFYYTIRSLDYLILLQVGVDGGGKIRPYDLEMINGEEIEVSFEFECSQELEYVAVKKCGVHLLIIQRAEECSTVYNTKKKNKNMIEDDMIDTQPVTMLIRDIPHNQPMHRDYDGLGSYVSYLDCVKSALTS